In Miscanthus floridulus cultivar M001 chromosome 5, ASM1932011v1, whole genome shotgun sequence, one genomic interval encodes:
- the LOC136454023 gene encoding germin-like protein 1-3, whose protein sequence is MANKLSTSLLAACIAATVLLALAAPAVLAGDPDMLQDICVADYKSLKGPLRLNGFPCKRPENVTANDFFSDVLATPGNTGNAVGSAVTSANVEKLPGLNTLGVSVSRIDYAPWGVNPPHVHPRATEVIFVLQGSLDVGFVTTANRLYARTVCAGEVFVFPRGLVHYQKNNGGGPAAVLSAFDSQLPGTQPVAEALFGASPPVPTDVLARSFQIDGGLVEAIKSKFPPK, encoded by the exons ATGGCCAACAAGCTCTCCACTTCCCTCCTCGCTGCCTGCATCGCCGCCACCGTCCTCCTGGCGCTCGCCGCACCTGCAGTGCTCGCCGGCGACCCCGACATGCTCCAGGACATCTGCGTCGCCGACTACAAATCCCTCAAGGGCC CACTGCGGCTGAACGGATTCCCGTGCAAGAGGCCGGAGAACGTGACGGCGAACGACTTCTTCTCCGACGTGCTGGCGACCCCGGGCAACACGGGCAACGCGGTGGGGTCCGCAGTGACGTCGGCGAACGTTGAGAAGCTCCCGGGGCTCAACACGCTGGGCGTGTCGGTGTCGCGCATCGACTACGCGCCGTGGGGCGTGAACCCGCCGCACGTCCACCCGCGCGCCACCGAGGTCATCTTCGTCCTCCAGGGCTCCCTCGACGTCGGCTTCGTCACCACCGCCAACCGCCTCTACGCGCGCACCGTCTGCGCCGGCGAGGTCTTCGTCTTCCCCCGGGGGCTCGTCCACTACCAGAAGAACAATGGCGGCGGCCCCGCCGCGGTGCTCTCCGCCTTCGACAGCCAGCTGCCCGGCACGCAGCCCGTCGCCGAGGCCCTCTTCGGCGCGTCGCCGCCCGTGCCCACCGACGTGCTCGCCAGGAGCTTCCAGATCGACGGAGGACTCGTGGAGGCCATCAAGTCCAAGTTCCCGCCCAAGTAA